The following are from one region of the Vitis riparia cultivar Riparia Gloire de Montpellier isolate 1030 chromosome 9, EGFV_Vit.rip_1.0, whole genome shotgun sequence genome:
- the LOC117921945 gene encoding lupeol synthase-like produces the protein MWRLKVADGGNDPYIDSTNNFVGRQIWEFDPDYGTPDERAEVEAARENFWKNRFQVKLSSDLLWRMQKMWRLKVADGGNDPYIDSTNNFVGRQIWEFDPDYGTPEERAEVEAAQENFWKNRFQVKLSSDLLWRMQFARENPCVTNLPQIKVQDLEEVTEEVNEDGGWGLHIEGPSTMFGTVLNYVTLRLLGEADFGAEGAIFFVVAHHRIYCRAP, from the exons ATGTGGAGGCTCAAGGTTGCAGATGGAGGCAATGATCCCTACATCGACAGCACCAACAACTTCGTGGGAAGACAGATATGGGAGTTTGATCCTGACTATGGAACCCCAGACGAGCGAGCTGAGGTCGAAGCAGCTAGagaaaatttctggaaaaatcGGTTTCAGGTTAAGCTCAGCAGTGATCTTCTCTGGCGAATGCAG AAAATGTGGAGGCTCAAGGTTGCAGATGGAGGCAACGATCCCTACATCGACAGCACCAACAACTTCGTGGGAAGACAGATATGGGAGTTTGATCCTGACTATGGAACCCCAGAAGAGCGAGCTGAGGTCGAAGCAGCTCAagaaaatttctggaaaaatcGGTTTCAGGTTAAGCTCAGCAGTGATCTTCTCTGGCGAATGCAG TTTGCAAGGGAGAACCCATGTGTCACAAACTTGCCACAAATCAAAGTTCAAGATTTGGAAGAAGTGACGGAGGAGGTG AACGAAGATGGAGGTTGGGGGCTACACATTGAGGGCCCGAGCACCATGTTTGGTACTGTGCTAAACTATGTTACTCTAAGATTGCTTGGTGAAGCAGATTTTGGTGCAGAAGGAGCTATCTTCTTCGTGGTAGCTCATCATAGAATTTATTGTAGAGCACCGTAG